From a single Fusarium fujikuroi IMI 58289 draft genome, chromosome FFUJ_chr03 genomic region:
- a CDS encoding probable methionyl aminopeptidase, with protein sequence MGAKTSEDDHSGGNGQGPLSSKPSSAGGEPRGAHLARDGDGSLGGEGGDDDDDDDNNTPTGPLTDGAGKKKKKRKPKKKKKAPTQQSSPPRVPLSDLFKEFPAGEIQDYNTARTTTQELRFMGRRQLEDPEFLNDYRKAAEVHRQVRQWTQENVKPGDKLIDVANGIEDGVRALLGNQGIEPGDNLKAGMGFPTGLCLNHETAHYTPNPGQKDVVLKYEDVMKVDFGVQINGWIVDSAFTMSFDPTYDNLLNAVKDATNSGIKASGIDVRICDVSAAIQEAMESYEVEINGKTYPVKPVRNISAHNIKHYQIHGGKSIPFIKNNDQTKMEEGEVFAIETFGTTGTGRLYDDVGIYGYGLHHDAPRHVNLPFASANRLYKVIREQFGTIVFCRRYLERLGQERYLAGLNSLVSNGILEAYEPLADIKGSYSAQFEHTILLRGSHKEVISRGSDY encoded by the exons ATGGGCGCCAAGACATCTGAAGACGATCACTCTGGAGGAAATG GCCAAGGACCACTCTCATCCAAGCCATCCTCTGCAGGCGGAGAGCCACGCGGTGCTCATCTCGCCCGCGATGGCGACGGTAGTCTGGGAGGCGAAGGgggcgacgacgacgacgatgatgataacAACACTCCCACCGGACCGCTAACCGACGGTGCtggtaagaagaagaaaaagagaaagccaaagaagaagaagaaggctcctACACAGCAATCTTCACCTCCGAGAGTCCCGCTGAGTGATCTCTTCAAAGAGTTTCCGGCTGGTGAAATTCAAGACTACAATACTGCTCGTACTACGACTCAAGAACTTCGCTTCATGGGTCGTCGACAACTCGAAGATCCAGAGTTTTTGAACGATTATCGAAAGGCTGCTGAAGTTCATCGGCAAGTCCGACAGTGGACGCAGGAGAACGTCAAGCCGGGTGATAAACTCATTGATGTCGCTAATGGTATTGAAGACGGCGTGCGTGCGCTTTTGGGGAACCAGGGTATCGAGCCTGGTGATAACCTCAAGGCTGGAATGGGGTTCCCGACGGGTCTTTGCTTGAACCATGAGACTGCGCATTACACGCCTAACCCTGGCCAGAAGGATGTAGTTCTCAAGTATGAGGATGTCATGAAGGTTGATTTCGGCGTGCAGATCAATGGTTGGATCGTCGATAGTGCATTCACCATGTCGTTTGACCCTACTTACGACAACCTTCTCAACGCCGTCAAGGATGCCACCAATAGCGGCATCAAG GCCTCTGGTATCGACGTTCGTATCTGCGACGTCAGCGCCGCAATCCAAGAAGCAATGGAGAGCTACGAGGTTGAAATCAACGGGAAGACATATCCCGTGAAACCCGTCCGCAACATCTCAGCGCACAACATCAAGCACTACCAGATCCACGGTGGAAAGTCGATCCCGTTTATCAAGAACAATGATCAGACTAAGATGGAGGAAGGTGAAGTGTTTGCCATTGAGACGTTTGGTACAACCGGCACTGGACGACTTTACGACGAT GTGGGCATTTATGGCTACGGTTTGCATCACGATGCGCCGAGACATGTGAATTTACCTTTTGCGTCGGcgaataggctttataaagTCATTCGTGAGCAGTTTGGGACTATTGTCTTTTGTCGTCGATACCTCGAGCGCTTGGGCCAAGAGCGATATCTCGCTGGT CTAAACTCTTTGGTGTCTAATGGTATTCTTGAAGCGTATGAACCGCTTGCTGATATCAAGGGTTCTTACTCGGCGCAGTTCGAGCAT ACTATTTTGCTTCGAGGGTCGCATAAGGAGGTTATCAGTCGTGGAAGTGACTACTAA
- a CDS encoding related to PCL7 Cyclin like protein interacting with Pho85p — MSYQAAVTTEAQAGTIPLRHPDTTTDRPPPPPPVPSSDPHLIADDPSAPKASADHGLFEMSPAEALALLSAGVELLVRITGDVPPTPPPKSPTVPHMSGMQAEKENIVRSYSDKNLAKLRKQAELEAKRLAAKDKPEPVHDNQPESGDIDGVRLKPHPGLMSPPPQSEPYVVVGADSQPVNLQHSAITRKFYSKNEPPITINQYLQRLHQFCPMSTAVYLATSLYIHRLAVEERAIPVTRRNAHRLVLAGLRVAMKALEDLSYPHAKMAKVGGVSEAELARLEISFCFLVGFELVVGESRLRKHYERLRDRTSHHGFDNADVPILNLKPRPRGGVQPAA; from the coding sequence ATGTCTTATCAAGCGGCTGTTACTACCGAGGCTCAGGCCGGCACAATTCCACTGCGACATCCCGATACCACGACTGATCGACCGCCGCCTCCTCCCCCGGTGCCCTCTTCCGATCCTCATTTGATCGCCGACGACCCCTCCGCACCGAAAGCCTCTGCCGATCATGGCCTCTTCGAGATGTCACCAGCAGAAGCACTCGCTCTGCTGAGCGCTGGCGTCGAGCTTCTCGTCAGGATAACGGGCGATGTCCCTCCGACACCACCGCCAAAATCTCCCACTGTGCCGCACATGAGTGGCATGCAAGCCGAGAAGGAGAATATTGTGCGATCATACTCTGATAAGAATCTGGCGAAATTAAGGAAAcaggctgagcttgaggctaAGAGATTGGCTGCCAAAGATAAGCCTGAGCCTGTGCATGACAATCAACCAGAGTCGGGGGATATTGATGGTGTGCGACTGAAGCCTCACCCAGGTCTCATGTCGCCGCCGCCTCAATCAGAGCCTTACGTTGTCGTTGGAGCTGATTCTCAGCCTGTCAATTTGCAACACAGCGCCATAACACGCAAATTCTACAGCAAGAATGAGCCTCCGATCACTATCAACCAATATCTTCAGCGACTTCACCAATTCTGTCCCATGAGTACCGCAGTATACCTTGCGACATCACTGTATATACACAGATTAGCCGTCGAGGAACGAGCCATCCCTGTCACCCGGCGCAACGCACATCGTTTAGTCCTGGCTGGTCTTAGAGTTGCCATGAAAGCTCTTGAAGATCTATCTTATCCCCATGCCAAGATGGCTAAGGTGGGTGGCGTCAGTGAAGCAGAGCTGGCTAGGTTGGAGATAAGCTTCTGTTTCCTGGTTGGATTCGAACTAGTTGTTGGTGAGAGCAGACTACGGAAACATTACGAGCGATTGAGAGATCGCACATCGCATCACGGCTTCGATAATGCGGATGTTCCTATATTAAACCTCAAGCCTCGGCCACGCGGCGGAGTTCAGCCAGCAGCATAG